In Komagataeibacter sucrofermentans DSM 15973, the genomic window TCAGTGTGTTCGTGCCCTCGGCCAGCGCCTCCATGAAGGCTTTGATCCACGCATCATGCCCATGGGCGCGGGCGGCGAGAAAGATCAGTTCATCAGAAATCGGCACCCCGTGTTCCTCGGGGTAGAAGGCGGAAACCTTGATGCCCTTCTGTTGCAGGTCAAGCAGTTCATAGGTGCGCACCGCACCGATCACGCCATCCACCGCATGGCTGATGAGGGCCTGCTCAAGCTGGAAGTTGACATTCACCTGCCTGACATCGCCTAAGCCCAAGCCTGCCGAATGCAGCATGGCGTCAAGGGAGGCATCATCCACGCCCGGCATGGAAATGCCGATGGTCCTGCCCTTCAGTTCCGCAAGGCCGTGAATGTCAGCGCCGGTAATCAGCACGTTCAGCGGCGTATCGATCAGCGTGCCCACGCGCACCAGCGGAATGTTCTGATCGGCCAGCATGCCAAGCTGCGCCTGATAGGACACGGCAAGATCAGCCTGCCCCGCCGCCACGAGGCGCGGGGGCGAGCCGGGATCGGCCGGGGCGATGAGTTTGACATCCAGCCCGTGGCGGGCAAACGCCCCGCTGTACTGCGCGGCCAGAAGGCTGGCATGGTCGGCATTGAGAAACCAGTCCAGCACGACCGTGACCTGTTGCCCTGCTGCCAAAGCGGGCCGGGCCATGACCGTACAGGCCACAATGGCCATCATGCCCAGCGCGTGCCTGAAGATGTGCATGGTACGGAAGGCCCCCTTGGCTGGCATGAACGTGGCACACGCGGCAGGCAGGGAGCGGGATCATGGCCTCGTGGCGGGGCCGTGCTGTCTCCCTTCGCTGGCATGACCCAGATCAGGTTCAACGGGTGTGATCTCAGCCCCCAATGTGGGGCACCCCGGTCAGGCGGCACAGTGTGGGCACGCGGCCCCTGCGTCAAGTCACGGATGCAGGACCGCGCAGCCCTCAGGCGGCGGGTGGGCGCATTTCACGCCGCGCGCACAGCGGCAGCAGCACGAGGAAGTAGCTGAAGTAGTAAAGGGCCGCGATCCGTCCCGCGATCATCCAGCCCCCTTCGGCATGATGGCGGCCGACCAGCCCCATCATCACGAAGGCGATGACCAGCCCTGCCATGCCAATGCGGCAGGCCGGGCGCTCACGCGCCGAGCGGATGGGCGAGCGGTCAAGCCACGGCACCACGAACAGGATGAGGATGGACCCCGCCGCCGCCAGCAGCCCGCCAAATTTGGAGGGCACGGATTGCAGCAGCCCGTAAAACGGCAGGAAATACCATTCCGGCTCGATATCGGCAGGCGTGTGCATGGGGTTGGCGGGGCGGTAGTTTTCCGGCTCGCTCAACAGGTCGGGCCACAGGAAGGCAAGGGCCACGAACACCAGCGCGAACAGCACGAGCCCGGTCAGATCCTTGGTGGTGTAATAGGGGTGGAAGGGTACGCTCTCCTTCGCGGGTACCGGCCTGCCGCTGGGGTTGTTCGGCCCGCTGACATGCAGCGCCGCCACATGCAGCGCCACCACCGCGACGATCGCGAACGCCATGAGGAAATGCAGCACGAAGAAACGGTGGATGAAAATATCGCCCAGCGTGTCACTGCCTTCCATGATGTGTTCAAGTGTTGCGCCAATGCCCGGCACGGCGCCCACCGCCTTGCCCGCCACGTCAGCGCCCCAGTAAGACATCTGCCCCCATGGCAGCACGTAGCCCGCAAAGGCCGTGACCATGACCATGAGCAGCAGCCCGAGGCCGGTGAGCCACAAAATCTCGCGCGGCTGCTTGTAGGAGCCGTAATACAGCCCCCGGAAGAGATGGATGTAAAGCGCCGCCATGAACAGGCTTGCCCCCGTCACATGCATCGCGCGCAGCATCCACCCGCCGGGCAGCTGGCGCTCGATCATCTCGACCGACGCGAATGCCCCGCTGGCCGTGGGCGTGTAGTTCATGGCCAGAAAGATGCCGGTAGCCAGCATGAGCACCAGCACGGCAGTCAGGATCGCCCCGAAATTCCACAGCGCGTTGAGGTTCGCAGGCATGAGGAAATCGATATATTCCTTGCGAAACCCGCTGATGACGGGAAGCCTGCGGTCAATCCATGAAAGGACGCCACCCGATGCAGGCTGCGCAGGGGGAGGGCTATGTTCGGGGAGGCTGGGCCCGCTCATTCTTGGTTCCTGAATCAGACGACGGAAATATCAGCCCAGAGTGTAGCAGCCCGGCGGGGGGCGGGCACGCTCTCTTTTTCATCAGGTGGCAGGCAGGCCGCATGATTTTACGGCCCGCGGGTCATTACGCGCCCATGCCGGCTTTCTGCACGGCCTGCGCGCACAGGTCGCGGCGCTGGGATATATCGAGATCCGTCAGCCGCGCCCGCTCGGGGGTGCCGGGGTGCAGCACG contains:
- a CDS encoding cytochrome b N-terminal domain-containing protein; this translates as MSGPSLPEHSPPPAQPASGGVLSWIDRRLPVISGFRKEYIDFLMPANLNALWNFGAILTAVLVLMLATGIFLAMNYTPTASGAFASVEMIERQLPGGWMLRAMHVTGASLFMAALYIHLFRGLYYGSYKQPREILWLTGLGLLLMVMVTAFAGYVLPWGQMSYWGADVAGKAVGAVPGIGATLEHIMEGSDTLGDIFIHRFFVLHFLMAFAIVAVVALHVAALHVSGPNNPSGRPVPAKESVPFHPYYTTKDLTGLVLFALVFVALAFLWPDLLSEPENYRPANPMHTPADIEPEWYFLPFYGLLQSVPSKFGGLLAAAGSILILFVVPWLDRSPIRSARERPACRIGMAGLVIAFVMMGLVGRHHAEGGWMIAGRIAALYYFSYFLVLLPLCARREMRPPAA
- a CDS encoding ABC transporter substrate-binding protein, which encodes MMAIVACTVMARPALAAGQQVTVVLDWFLNADHASLLAAQYSGAFARHGLDVKLIAPADPGSPPRLVAAGQADLAVSYQAQLGMLADQNIPLVRVGTLIDTPLNVLITGADIHGLAELKGRTIGISMPGVDDASLDAMLHSAGLGLGDVRQVNVNFQLEQALISHAVDGVIGAVRTYELLDLQQKGIKVSAFYPEEHGVPISDELIFLAARAHGHDAWIKAFMEALAEGTNTLINHPDAILAQAIHDHPELDTPLNRAAWQATLPRLCKQPALLNRPRYEAFAAFLHAHGLMTHDVPLGQYALDPFSPAAP